A stretch of the Nitratireductor thuwali genome encodes the following:
- a CDS encoding SulP family inorganic anion transporter, translating to MISISNYRDQWFGNIRADVLSGIVVALALIPEAIAFSIIAGVDPKVGLFASFSIAVITAIAGGRPGMISAATAATAVLMVTLVKDHGLQYLLAATVLAGVLQVGAGLLRLGHLMRFVSRSVMTGFVNALAILIFMAQLPELIGVPDLTYVMVAGGLAIIYLFPRLTTAIPSPLVCIVVLTALSIGFAFELRTVGDMGELPSTLPVFLIPDIPLNLETLQIILPYSAAVAAVGLLESLMTASLVDELTDTPSDRNQECIGQGLANTATGFIGGMAGCAMIGQSIINVKSGGRGRLSCFSAGVFLLFMIVVLGEWVRQIPMAALVAIMIMVAIGTFSWSSIKGLREHPLSSSIVMLATVVCVVFTHNLAIGVLVGVLLSGIFFAGKIAQIFRVTSVLSDDGKARTYKVEGQLFFASVEDFNKAFDFKEALEKVVIDVSRAHIWDISSVAALDMIVLKFRRDGADVEIFGMNEASETIVDKLGIHDKPGALEKLMGH from the coding sequence ATGATATCAATTTCCAATTACCGCGACCAGTGGTTCGGCAATATCCGCGCGGATGTGCTTTCCGGGATAGTCGTGGCGCTTGCGCTCATTCCCGAGGCCATCGCCTTTTCCATCATCGCCGGCGTCGACCCGAAGGTGGGGCTTTTCGCCTCCTTCTCGATCGCCGTCATCACGGCCATCGCCGGCGGAAGGCCGGGCATGATCTCGGCCGCCACGGCGGCCACCGCCGTGTTGATGGTGACGCTGGTCAAGGACCACGGCCTGCAATATCTCCTGGCGGCCACCGTTCTGGCGGGCGTTTTGCAGGTCGGCGCGGGGCTTCTGCGGCTTGGCCACCTCATGCGTTTCGTCTCGCGCTCGGTAATGACCGGCTTCGTCAACGCCCTGGCCATCCTCATCTTCATGGCGCAGCTTCCCGAACTCATCGGCGTGCCCGATCTCACCTATGTGATGGTGGCGGGCGGCCTTGCGATCATCTACCTGTTTCCCCGGCTGACGACGGCGATTCCTTCGCCGCTCGTCTGCATCGTCGTTCTCACTGCGCTTTCCATCGGTTTCGCCTTCGAGCTGCGCACCGTGGGCGACATGGGCGAGCTGCCGTCGACACTGCCGGTGTTTCTCATCCCCGACATTCCGCTCAATCTCGAAACGCTGCAGATCATCCTGCCCTATTCGGCCGCGGTGGCGGCGGTCGGGCTCCTGGAATCGCTGATGACGGCGTCGCTGGTGGACGAACTCACCGACACGCCGAGCGACAGGAACCAGGAATGCATCGGCCAGGGCCTCGCCAATACGGCAACCGGCTTCATCGGCGGCATGGCGGGCTGCGCGATGATCGGCCAGTCGATCATCAACGTGAAATCTGGCGGCCGCGGCCGGCTTTCCTGTTTCAGCGCCGGCGTTTTCCTGCTGTTCATGATCGTGGTGCTGGGCGAATGGGTGCGCCAGATCCCGATGGCCGCCCTCGTCGCCATCATGATCATGGTGGCGATCGGCACGTTCTCCTGGTCGTCGATCAAAGGCTTGCGCGAACATCCGCTCTCCTCCTCGATCGTCATGCTGGCGACCGTCGTCTGCGTCGTTTTCACGCACAACCTAGCCATCGGCGTGCTGGTCGGCGTGCTCCTGTCCGGCATCTTCTTCGCCGGCAAGATCGCCCAGATATTCCGCGTCACGTCGGTGCTTTCCGATGACGGCAAGGCGCGCACCTACAAGGTGGAGGGACAGCTCTTCTTCGCTTCGGTCGAAGACTTCAACAAGGCCTTCGACTTCAAGGAAGCGCTGGAGAAAGTGGTTATCGACGTCTCCCGCGCCCACATCTGGGACATTTCGAGTGTTGCCGCACTGGACATGATCGTGCTCAAGTTCCGCCGCGATGGCGCCGATGTCGAGATATTCGGCATGAACGAGGCGAGCGAGACCATCGTGGACAAGCTCGGCATTCACGACAAGCCGGGCGCGCTTGAGAAACTGATGGGGCACTAG
- a CDS encoding LysR family transcriptional regulator, with the protein MNWDDVRIFLAVLRAGQILGAARRLGVNHATVSRRIAALEEALGAKLFHRLTTGTEPTAAAERLREVAERMEADMIAARAELSGESGDISGTVRIGAPDGFGVAFLAPRLFRLSETHPRLALQLVPVPRSFSLSRREADIAITVERPTEGRLVAMKLVDYTLGLYASKAYIEANGLPTDTGEISRHRLVGYVPDLVISPMLDYAAEIAEDWVSSFSISSALGQVEAVRAGAGIGILHTFIARRHEELVALPFPEPIRRNYWLVYHESMRPSRRIQKVAAFIGDLVEQERQSFV; encoded by the coding sequence ATGAATTGGGACGACGTGCGCATATTCCTCGCGGTGCTGCGCGCCGGTCAGATTCTGGGCGCGGCAAGACGTCTGGGCGTGAACCATGCCACCGTCTCGCGCCGCATCGCCGCCCTCGAAGAAGCGCTCGGAGCCAAGCTCTTCCATCGGCTGACCACCGGCACGGAGCCGACCGCCGCGGCGGAGCGCCTGCGCGAGGTGGCCGAGCGCATGGAGGCCGACATGATCGCCGCCCGCGCCGAGCTTTCCGGCGAAAGCGGCGACATCTCCGGCACGGTCCGCATCGGTGCGCCCGACGGCTTCGGCGTCGCGTTCCTTGCTCCCCGGCTTTTCCGGCTGAGCGAGACACATCCACGGCTCGCGCTCCAACTGGTCCCCGTGCCGCGCTCCTTTTCGCTCTCGCGCCGCGAGGCCGACATAGCGATCACCGTCGAAAGACCGACCGAGGGACGCCTGGTGGCGATGAAGCTGGTGGACTACACGCTCGGCCTCTACGCCTCCAAAGCCTATATCGAGGCCAACGGCCTGCCCACCGACACCGGCGAGATCTCCCGGCATCGTCTCGTGGGCTACGTGCCCGACCTCGTCATCAGCCCGATGCTGGACTACGCGGCCGAGATCGCCGAGGACTGGGTCTCGTCCTTCTCCATCTCCTCGGCGCTGGGTCAGGTGGAGGCCGTGCGCGCCGGCGCCGGCATCGGCATCCTGCACACCTTCATCGCCCGCCGGCACGAGGAACTCGTCGCCCTGCCGTTTCCCGAACCGATCCGCCGCAACTACTGGCTCGTCTACCACGAATCCATGCGCCCAAGCCGCCGCATCCAGAAGGTCGCCGCATTCATCGGCGACCTGGTGGAGCAGGAGCGCCAAAGCTTCGTTTGA
- a CDS encoding DUF4112 domain-containing protein has translation MDHHEALMQAGAAGDRRETGRPVPDPRIEELDRLATLLDTRWGIPGTPFSFGIDGAASLIPVVGDGATALISAYIVYRAARLGAPRSVLMHMAANVGLDFAIGSVPVIGTVFDIFFKANKRNVGLLRRHLESSAD, from the coding sequence ATGGATCATCACGAGGCGCTGATGCAGGCGGGCGCCGCCGGCGACAGACGGGAGACCGGGCGCCCGGTACCCGATCCGCGGATCGAGGAGCTCGACCGCCTCGCCACCCTGCTCGACACGCGCTGGGGCATTCCGGGGACGCCCTTCTCGTTCGGCATCGATGGCGCGGCGAGCCTCATTCCGGTTGTCGGCGACGGCGCCACCGCCCTTATCTCGGCCTACATCGTGTACCGGGCCGCCAGGCTGGGAGCTCCCCGCAGCGTGCTCATGCATATGGCAGCCAATGTCGGGCTCGACTTCGCGATCGGTTCGGTGCCGGTCATCGGCACCGTCTTCGACATCTTCTTCAAGGCGAACAAGCGGAATGTGGGGCTCCTGCGCCGGCATCTGGAGAGCTCGGCCGACTGA
- a CDS encoding dihydrodipicolinate synthase family protein, with protein sequence MWSGVLPAVTTKFTADDTLDHKEMERCFGLYMEAGCDGLIVCGSLGEGPMLSHDEKLEVLATARAAAGGRPVLLTVNEAATRDAQALAKRAAKAGADGLMIVPSPIYHTNDRETVDTLNAVASAGGLPVMIYSNRVAYRVDVTVPVMEALAANDLFVAIKESSDDIRRTTEVINAFGDRFDVLTGVDNLAFEALAVGAVGWVAGLVTAFPRETVAIYQLMKAGRRDEALAIYRWFRPLLDLDVSTYLVQNIKLAETIEIGSNERVRMPRQPLAGARRAEVERIVREAINERPALPRLDRAA encoded by the coding sequence ATGTGGAGCGGCGTTCTTCCTGCAGTTACGACCAAATTCACGGCTGACGACACGCTTGATCATAAGGAGATGGAGCGGTGCTTCGGCCTCTACATGGAAGCCGGCTGCGACGGGCTGATCGTGTGCGGCTCGCTGGGCGAAGGCCCGATGCTGAGCCATGACGAGAAGCTGGAGGTTCTGGCCACGGCGCGGGCGGCGGCCGGCGGGCGGCCTGTCCTTCTGACGGTCAACGAGGCGGCCACGCGCGATGCCCAGGCGCTCGCCAAGCGTGCGGCCAAGGCCGGCGCCGACGGGCTGATGATCGTGCCGAGCCCGATCTATCACACCAACGACCGCGAGACGGTGGACACGCTGAATGCGGTGGCCTCGGCCGGCGGACTGCCGGTGATGATCTATTCGAACCGCGTCGCCTATCGCGTCGACGTTACCGTGCCGGTGATGGAGGCGCTCGCGGCAAACGATCTGTTCGTTGCCATCAAGGAATCATCGGACGATATCCGGCGCACCACAGAGGTCATCAATGCATTTGGGGATCGGTTCGACGTCTTGACCGGTGTCGACAACCTTGCTTTCGAGGCGCTCGCCGTGGGTGCGGTCGGCTGGGTGGCGGGGCTGGTCACGGCCTTCCCGCGCGAAACGGTCGCCATCTATCAGCTCATGAAGGCAGGGCGCCGCGACGAGGCGCTGGCGATATACCGCTGGTTCCGGCCGCTGCTCGATCTGGACGTTTCCACCTATCTGGTGCAGAACATCAAGCTCGCCGAGACGATCGAGATCGGCTCGAACGAGCGGGTCCGCATGCCGCGCCAGCCTTTGGCCGGCGCGCGCCGGGCGGAAGTGGAGCGGATCGTCCGCGAGGCCATAAACGAGCGGCCGGCGCTGCCTCGGCTCGACCGGGCGGCCTAG
- a CDS encoding 4-hydroxyproline epimerase: protein MTRHSFFCIDGHTCGNPVRLVAGGAPQLSGATMMEKRARFLAEYDWIRMGLMFEPRGHDMMSGSFLYPPTREDCDIAILFIETSGCLPMCGHGTIGTVTFAIEHGLVRPKTPGILRLDTPAGLVVAEYRQEGPHVEEVRITNVPAFLHAEGLEIECPNLGLLSIDVAFGGNFYAIVDPQKNFRDIADHDASDLIRWSPVLRERLNAAHTFVHPDNPAISGLSHILWTGKPTREGAHGRNAVFYGDKAIDRSPCGTGTSARMAQLHAKGRLAVGEAYHHESIIGSIFKGRVEEETKVGGRRAIVPSVAGWARMTGLNTIFIDGRDPFAHGFVVR from the coding sequence ATGACCCGCCACAGCTTCTTCTGCATCGACGGACATACATGCGGCAATCCGGTGCGGCTCGTTGCCGGCGGCGCCCCGCAGCTTTCCGGCGCCACGATGATGGAGAAACGCGCACGTTTCCTTGCCGAATACGACTGGATACGCATGGGGCTGATGTTCGAGCCGCGCGGTCACGACATGATGTCCGGCTCCTTCCTCTATCCGCCGACGCGGGAAGACTGCGACATCGCCATCCTGTTCATCGAGACCTCCGGCTGCCTGCCCATGTGCGGCCATGGCACGATAGGAACCGTGACCTTCGCGATCGAGCATGGCCTCGTCCGGCCGAAGACGCCAGGCATATTGCGGCTCGACACGCCGGCGGGACTTGTCGTGGCCGAATACAGGCAGGAGGGGCCGCATGTCGAGGAGGTGCGGATCACCAATGTGCCCGCCTTCCTTCATGCCGAGGGGCTGGAAATCGAGTGCCCGAACCTCGGCCTGCTCAGCATCGATGTCGCCTTTGGCGGCAATTTCTACGCCATCGTCGATCCGCAGAAAAATTTCCGGGATATTGCCGACCATGACGCCAGCGACCTGATCCGCTGGAGCCCGGTCCTGCGCGAGCGGCTGAATGCGGCGCATACGTTCGTTCATCCCGACAACCCGGCAATAAGCGGCCTGTCGCACATATTGTGGACGGGGAAGCCGACGCGGGAAGGCGCGCACGGGCGGAACGCGGTCTTTTACGGGGACAAGGCCATCGACCGCTCGCCCTGCGGCACCGGCACCTCGGCACGTATGGCACAGCTTCACGCCAAGGGACGGCTTGCGGTCGGGGAGGCGTATCATCACGAGTCGATCATCGGCTCGATATTCAAGGGAAGGGTGGAGGAGGAAACGAAAGTCGGCGGTCGCCGGGCGATCGTGCCGTCGGTGGCGGGCTGGGCGCGCATGACCGGGCTCAACACGATCTTCATTGACGGCCGCGATCCCTTCGCGCATGGTTTCGTGGTGCGATAG
- a CDS encoding NAD(P)/FAD-dependent oxidoreductase, whose protein sequence is MEDVAVIGGGIIGVTIAAYLAEAGRKVLVIDRSGICEETSAGNAGALAFADVLPLAQKGMARQVPGWLADPLGPLSIPPVYLPTILPWLLRFLRAGRASGYEAALCAQATMMRLAEREWAGLTARSATTRMLREDGCLELYESEAEFEAAQAGWRARRRFHIAFQHLQKGELAAYQPGLSDRFVRATFVPGWKTVTDPHRLGQAIWAHAESNGARFLPATVSSVRREAEGIVLQLAGGERRVCGKLVIAAGAWSKRFAAQFGDAVPLETERGYNTTLPVGAFPVERQLVFGRHGFVVTPLETGLRIGGAVELGGLKRPPNYARSKAMLDKAASFLPGLKTEGGRQWMGYRPSMPDSLPVIGPSSRDPDVILAFGHGHLGLTQAAGTGRLVRDLVSGQAPSIDITPFRPQRFKGWF, encoded by the coding sequence ATGGAAGACGTCGCCGTGATCGGCGGCGGGATCATCGGCGTGACCATTGCCGCATATCTGGCCGAGGCCGGGCGGAAGGTCCTGGTGATCGACCGCTCGGGCATTTGCGAGGAAACGAGCGCCGGCAATGCGGGGGCGCTGGCCTTTGCCGACGTCCTGCCGCTGGCCCAAAAGGGCATGGCGCGGCAGGTGCCGGGATGGCTGGCCGATCCACTCGGTCCCTTGTCGATCCCGCCGGTCTATCTGCCGACCATCCTGCCCTGGCTCCTGCGTTTCCTGCGGGCCGGCCGGGCCTCCGGCTATGAGGCGGCGCTGTGCGCGCAGGCAACCATGATGCGGCTGGCCGAGCGCGAATGGGCGGGCCTGACGGCGCGCTCCGCCACGACCCGAATGTTGCGCGAGGACGGCTGTCTCGAGCTTTACGAGAGCGAGGCCGAATTCGAGGCAGCGCAAGCCGGGTGGCGCGCGCGGCGGCGTTTCCACATCGCATTCCAGCATCTCCAGAAGGGAGAGCTCGCCGCCTATCAGCCGGGCCTGTCCGACAGGTTCGTCCGGGCGACCTTCGTGCCCGGCTGGAAGACGGTGACCGACCCGCATCGGCTTGGCCAGGCCATCTGGGCCCATGCGGAGAGCAACGGCGCCCGCTTCCTGCCCGCGACCGTCAGCAGCGTGCGGCGCGAGGCGGAGGGCATCGTGCTGCAGCTTGCCGGGGGCGAAAGGCGGGTCTGCGGGAAGCTTGTCATTGCCGCCGGCGCATGGTCGAAGCGCTTCGCCGCCCAGTTCGGGGATGCGGTGCCGCTGGAAACGGAGCGCGGCTACAACACGACCTTGCCGGTTGGAGCCTTTCCGGTGGAGCGCCAGCTCGTGTTCGGGCGGCACGGTTTCGTGGTGACGCCGCTCGAAACTGGCTTGCGCATTGGCGGCGCGGTGGAATTAGGCGGCCTCAAACGGCCACCCAACTACGCGCGTTCAAAGGCCATGCTGGACAAGGCGGCATCGTTTCTGCCCGGGTTGAAGACGGAGGGCGGACGGCAGTGGATGGGCTATCGTCCGTCGATGCCGGACTCCCTGCCCGTCATCGGCCCCTCATCGCGCGATCCCGATGTCATCCTTGCCTTCGGGCATGGCCATCTGGGGCTTACCCAGGCGGCGGGCACGGGACGGCTGGTGCGCGACCTGGTGTCGGGGCAGGCGCCATCCATCGACATAACGCCGTTCCGGCCGCAACGTTTCAAGGGATGGTTCTAG
- a CDS encoding GntR family transcriptional regulator, whose product MNEAPQTKMSEPVAAKAYKALERMIVTLALAPGSVTTEGTLIENLGFGRTPIREAIQRLSWEGLLEIRPRAGLAIAPLNAPDWLKVIEARRGVEAVLARAAARFVTQDSAALFRNAAFRMQKAVVAGNAIAFLEADKELDEAMAAAADNPFAARLAAPLQTHSRRFWFRYQADTGLAQAAEGHVQIIRAVLDGDEKAAAREADALMNLLRKHAEAASRY is encoded by the coding sequence ATGAACGAAGCGCCCCAGACCAAGATGTCCGAACCGGTAGCTGCCAAGGCTTACAAGGCCCTGGAGCGCATGATCGTCACGCTCGCGCTGGCGCCGGGTTCGGTGACCACCGAAGGCACGCTCATCGAGAATCTCGGCTTCGGCAGGACGCCGATCCGCGAGGCTATTCAGAGACTGTCCTGGGAGGGTCTGCTGGAGATACGGCCGCGCGCCGGCCTTGCCATTGCCCCCTTGAACGCCCCCGATTGGCTGAAGGTCATTGAGGCGCGGCGCGGTGTGGAGGCGGTGCTGGCCCGAGCGGCCGCGCGGTTCGTGACTCAGGATAGCGCGGCTCTTTTCCGCAACGCCGCCTTTCGCATGCAGAAGGCGGTGGTCGCGGGCAACGCGATCGCCTTCCTGGAAGCCGACAAGGAGCTGGACGAGGCGATGGCGGCGGCAGCCGATAACCCCTTCGCTGCACGCCTTGCAGCTCCGCTGCAGACCCACAGCCGCCGCTTCTGGTTCCGCTATCAGGCAGACACCGGTCTGGCCCAGGCGGCGGAAGGCCATGTCCAAATCATCCGCGCCGTGTTGGACGGCGACGAGAAGGCTGCCGCTCGCGAGGCTGACGCCCTGATGAACCTCCTCAGGAAGCACGCGGAGGCTGCCTCGCGTTATTGA
- a CDS encoding diphosphate--fructose-6-phosphate 1-phosphotransferase: MTATFVIAQGGGPTAVINQTVAGATLEARRRYPGCRVLGALHGVRGIRDGNFVTLSDLTEAELRRIAATPSAALGSTRDKPDAAYCEAVLKGLKQAGADAFINIGGNDTSGTQAILRDAAGGGMAFLHAPKTIDNDLVENDHTPGFISAAEFVAGAFISVDLDFRALPGVYVGIVMGRHAGFLTAAASAWTLDEGGAPHLTYVPERPFERKSFIDDVKATLARHGRCIVAMSEGVADAQGRSLVEALVPPEMLERDQHGNVRLSGTDLGQAIERMLAEDLPGQRARVDTFGYLPRGNIATISEADAREAFEAGAFAVASVDKGSGSVALQYDGKRTACRLVALEAVAGKTRHMPADFLHPEESRVSAACLDYLNRLLPRRYDPAKPFV; encoded by the coding sequence ATGACCGCGACATTCGTCATCGCACAAGGCGGCGGGCCGACCGCCGTGATCAACCAGACAGTGGCGGGCGCGACGCTGGAAGCGCGCCGCCGCTATCCCGGTTGCCGGGTGCTGGGGGCGTTGCATGGCGTTCGCGGTATTCGCGACGGCAATTTCGTCACTCTGTCCGACCTGACGGAGGCCGAACTCCGGCGTATCGCCGCCACGCCCAGCGCCGCGCTGGGCTCGACGCGGGACAAGCCGGATGCGGCTTACTGCGAGGCGGTGCTGAAGGGGCTGAAGCAGGCGGGCGCGGATGCGTTCATCAATATCGGCGGCAACGACACTTCGGGAACCCAGGCGATCCTGCGCGATGCGGCGGGCGGCGGCATGGCCTTCCTCCATGCTCCCAAGACCATCGACAACGATCTGGTGGAAAACGACCATACGCCCGGCTTCATTTCGGCGGCGGAGTTCGTCGCCGGGGCTTTTATAAGTGTTGATCTCGATTTCCGGGCGCTGCCCGGCGTCTATGTCGGCATCGTGATGGGCCGGCACGCCGGGTTTTTGACTGCCGCGGCCTCCGCCTGGACGCTGGATGAAGGTGGTGCGCCGCATCTCACCTATGTTCCCGAGCGGCCGTTCGAGCGAAAGAGCTTCATCGATGACGTCAAAGCCACGCTGGCGCGGCATGGCCGCTGCATTGTGGCCATGTCGGAAGGCGTTGCCGATGCGCAGGGGCGCTCGCTCGTCGAGGCGCTGGTGCCGCCCGAGATGCTGGAGCGCGACCAGCACGGCAATGTGCGGCTGTCGGGCACCGATCTCGGCCAGGCGATCGAGCGGATGCTGGCCGAAGACCTGCCTGGCCAGCGCGCCCGCGTCGACACCTTCGGCTACCTGCCACGCGGCAATATCGCGACCATCAGCGAAGCCGACGCCCGCGAAGCCTTCGAGGCGGGTGCGTTCGCGGTGGCCTCGGTCGATAAGGGCAGCGGGTCGGTGGCGCTTCAATATGACGGCAAGCGAACGGCCTGCCGGCTGGTGGCGCTGGAAGCCGTGGCGGGCAAGACCCGCCACATGCCGGCGGACTTCCTGCACCCGGAGGAAAGCCGGGTTTCGGCCGCCTGCCTCGACTACCTGAACAGGCTCTTGCCGCGGCGCTACGATCCGGCGAAGCCGTTCGTGTGA
- a CDS encoding CoA-acylating methylmalonate-semialdehyde dehydrogenase, producing MEEIGHYIGGERVAGTSGRTQDVMQPMDGTVRGKVSLASAAEVRQAVENASEAQIGWARTNPQRRVRVLMKFLELAHRHYDELAELLAREHGKTIPDAKGDIQRGLEVVEVCIGAPHMMKGEYTEGAGPGIDVYSMRQPLGVVAGITPFNFPAMIPLWKIAPAIACGNAFILKPSERDPSVPMRIAELFVEAGLPAGVLNVVNGDKEAVDAILDDPDIKAVGFVGSTPIAQYIYGRATANGKRAQCFGGAKNHLIVMPDADMDQTVDALIGAGYGSAGERCMAVSVAVPVGKETADRLVEKLIPRVESLKVGPSTDASADFGPLVTREALERVKNYVDIGVKEGATLAVDGRGFKMQGYENGYYMGGCLFDNVTKDMRIYKEEIFGPVLSVVRANTYEEALALPNDHEYGNGVAIFTRDGDAARDFAARVEVGMVGVNVPIPVPIAYYTFGGWKASAFGDLNQHGPDAFRFYTKTKTVTSRWPSGVKDGAEFIIPTMN from the coding sequence ATGGAAGAAATCGGTCATTACATCGGCGGCGAGCGTGTCGCCGGCACGAGCGGACGTACGCAGGACGTCATGCAACCCATGGACGGAACGGTGCGCGGCAAGGTTTCGCTGGCCAGCGCCGCAGAGGTGCGGCAGGCCGTGGAGAATGCCAGTGAAGCGCAGATCGGCTGGGCCAGAACCAATCCGCAGCGCCGCGTGCGCGTGCTGATGAAATTCCTGGAACTGGCCCATCGCCATTATGACGAACTGGCGGAACTGCTGGCACGCGAACACGGCAAGACCATCCCCGACGCCAAGGGCGACATCCAGCGCGGGCTCGAGGTCGTCGAGGTGTGCATCGGCGCGCCGCACATGATGAAGGGTGAGTACACGGAGGGTGCGGGCCCCGGCATCGACGTCTATTCCATGCGCCAGCCGCTGGGCGTGGTGGCGGGCATCACGCCGTTCAACTTCCCGGCCATGATCCCGCTGTGGAAGATCGCGCCGGCAATCGCCTGCGGCAACGCCTTCATCCTCAAGCCTTCCGAGCGCGATCCCAGCGTTCCCATGCGCATCGCCGAGCTGTTCGTCGAGGCCGGCCTGCCGGCGGGCGTGCTCAATGTCGTCAATGGCGACAAGGAAGCGGTCGACGCCATTCTCGACGATCCCGACATCAAGGCCGTCGGCTTCGTCGGCTCGACGCCGATCGCGCAGTACATCTATGGAAGGGCGACGGCCAACGGTAAGCGCGCCCAGTGCTTCGGCGGCGCCAAGAACCATCTTATCGTCATGCCTGACGCCGACATGGACCAGACCGTGGACGCGCTGATCGGCGCCGGCTACGGCTCGGCGGGCGAGCGCTGTATGGCGGTGTCGGTGGCGGTGCCGGTGGGCAAGGAGACGGCCGACAGGCTGGTCGAGAAGCTCATTCCGCGCGTCGAAAGCCTGAAAGTGGGCCCATCCACCGATGCGAGCGCCGACTTCGGTCCGCTGGTGACGCGCGAGGCGCTGGAGCGCGTGAAGAACTATGTCGATATCGGCGTCAAGGAAGGCGCGACGCTGGCGGTCGACGGGCGTGGCTTCAAGATGCAGGGCTACGAGAACGGCTATTATATGGGCGGCTGCCTCTTCGATAACGTGACGAAGGATATGCGCATCTATAAGGAGGAGATATTCGGACCGGTCCTTTCGGTGGTGCGCGCCAATACCTATGAGGAGGCCCTGGCGCTGCCCAACGACCACGAATATGGCAACGGCGTCGCCATCTTCACGCGCGACGGCGATGCGGCCCGCGATTTCGCCGCCCGCGTCGAGGTCGGCATGGTGGGCGTCAACGTGCCGATCCCGGTTCCGATCGCCTATTATACGTTCGGCGGATGGAAGGCCTCGGCTTTCGGGGACCTCAACCAGCACGGCCCGGACGCATTCCGCTTCTACACGAAGACGAAAACCGTCACCTCGCGCTGGCCTTCGGGCGTGAAGGACGGGGCAGAGTTCATCATTCCGACGATGAACTAG
- a CDS encoding universal stress protein, which yields MKITAFVDGSIYSQSVCEHTAWAAARIGATVELLHVLGRRETASAPSNLSGAIALGARSSLLEELSELDEQRAKLAQKRGRAILDDAAGMVHLAGVDAVTTKLRRGDVVETVAEIEADTDMFVIGKRGEAADFAKLHLGSNLERVARASTKPVFVASRAFKPIDKVLVAFDGGASSMKAVDAMARSPLFAGLPVKLLTVGSDGSDIRRRLEDARATLAAGSIEAEIEIAPGQAEIVIAERVESERFNLLVMGAYGHSRIRSLIIGSTTTEMLRSCKIPVMLFR from the coding sequence ATGAAGATCACCGCTTTTGTAGACGGCTCCATCTATTCGCAGAGCGTATGCGAACATACAGCCTGGGCAGCGGCGCGGATCGGCGCGACGGTCGAGCTTCTGCACGTTCTCGGCCGACGCGAGACGGCGAGCGCGCCTTCGAACCTTTCCGGCGCCATTGCGCTGGGCGCACGCTCCAGCCTGCTGGAGGAACTTTCCGAACTCGACGAGCAAAGGGCGAAGCTGGCGCAAAAGCGCGGGCGGGCAATTCTGGACGATGCCGCCGGCATGGTTCACCTTGCTGGCGTCGATGCCGTCACCACCAAGCTCCGGAGAGGCGACGTCGTGGAGACGGTGGCGGAGATCGAGGCGGATACGGATATGTTCGTCATCGGCAAACGCGGTGAGGCCGCGGACTTTGCCAAGCTTCACCTTGGCTCCAATCTGGAGCGGGTGGCGCGTGCGAGTACAAAGCCGGTGTTCGTCGCCTCGCGCGCATTCAAGCCGATCGACAAGGTGCTGGTCGCTTTCGATGGCGGGGCGAGCAGCATGAAGGCGGTGGACGCGATGGCTCGGTCGCCCCTGTTCGCCGGCCTGCCCGTGAAGCTGCTCACCGTGGGAAGCGATGGCAGCGACATCAGAAGGCGGCTGGAAGACGCGCGCGCGACGCTGGCCGCCGGCAGCATCGAAGCCGAAATCGAGATTGCCCCCGGCCAGGCCGAGATCGTCATTGCCGAGCGCGTGGAGAGCGAGCGTTTCAACCTTCTGGTCATGGGCGCCTATGGTCATTCGCGCATCCGCAGCCTGATCATCGGTTCGACCACGACGGAAATGCTGCGTTCGTGCAAGATACCGGTAATGCTGTTCCGGTAG
- a CDS encoding YqaE/Pmp3 family membrane protein — protein sequence MDVIRILLSILIPPLGVFLQVGIGIQFWLNLLLTLLGYIPGVIHAVWIITRR from the coding sequence ATGGACGTCATCCGGATACTGCTTTCGATCCTCATTCCGCCGCTCGGCGTGTTCCTGCAGGTCGGTATCGGCATCCAGTTCTGGTTGAATCTGCTGCTTACGCTGCTGGGCTACATTCCCGGCGTCATCCACGCCGTATGGATCATCACGAGGCGCTGA